The proteins below come from a single Drosophila kikkawai strain 14028-0561.14 chromosome 3R, DkikHiC1v2, whole genome shotgun sequence genomic window:
- the LOC121501886 gene encoding prolyl 4-hydroxylase subunit alpha-1, translated as MAGGIKSLILLLILGCPCFQAMDEKEVREMMALEQELLKNLQKYAVKLEDKINLIEESITEYTEEINEANKDPELYLSNPLNAFRLIRHMHQDWVSWQVYMEKPVAPEAVENLERLLPQLPEKEAYKQAARDVHDLTQFYDYKPSDLVAKNERNSSLHLSPLDCYHLGLERYEEEDYLGAAKWLSVTAENYTLSEYSDLYGLLGAPRWQVYRDQARALLKLNRPAFLETYEQASNLNPFNVHLMDEIGQWELTSTRDPMDPVPDPLPKPTKLERHCRGHVIPQRNLACEVLNWGSDFMKLAPLRFELLVEPFTVLYPNSVYETELRHVDKVYNQCPPINQFHLEKGVTGCSISNGYSPTMGRLRDRVLEMTGMTKTWNRSFVVENDSLKPLEISKLFRKSTKFPDLNVMEKTNVVATAIIFLRDVPEGGAITMPNYELFVQPKRGNVLLSVNEMQLDTTICPNVVGSGLVMIQFVLNDE; from the exons aTGGCTGGGGGAATCAAGTCGCTTATTTTGCTCCTCATTCTGGGATGTCCTTGTTTCCAGGCCATGGATGAGAAGGAGGTGCGAGAAATGATGGCTTTGGAACAGGAACTCCTCAAAAATCTGCAAAAATATGCCGTCAAGCTGGAGGATAAAATAAACCTCATAGAAGA ATCCATTACTGAATACACCGAGGAGATTAATGAGGCCAACAAGGATCCGGAGTTATATCTGTCGAATCCGCTGAATGCCTTCCGCTTGATTCGACACATGCACCAGGACTGGGTGAGCTGGCAGGTGTACATGGAGAAGCCGGTGGCCCCCGAGGCAGTGGAGAATCTAGAGCGTCTCCTGCCGCAGTTACCGGAGAAGGAGGCCTATAAGCAGGCGGCCAGAGATGTGCATGATCTGACCCAGTTCTATGACTATAAACCCAGTGATTTGGTGGCTAAGAATGAGAGGAATAG CTCCTTGCATCTCTCTCCTCTGGACTGCTACCACTTGGGACTAGAGCGTTACGAGGAGGAGGACTACCTGGGAGCAGCCAAGTGGCTTAGCGTGACAGCCGAAAACTACACCCTTTCGGAGTACAGTGATCTGTACGGCCTGCTGGGAGCTCCACGCTGGCAAGTGTACAGAGATCAGGCCAGAGCCCTCTTGAAGCTCA ATCGTCCTGCCTTCCTAGAGACCTATGAACAAGCCTCCAATCTTAATCCTTTTAATGTCCACTTGATGGACGAGATTGGCCAATGGGAGTTGACCAGTACGAGGGATCCCATGGATCCCGTACCCGATCCCTTGCCAAAACCCACCAAATTGGAGAGGCACTGCCGCGGTCATGTGATCCCACAGAGGAACTTGGCTTGTGAAGTCTTAAACTGGGGCTCGGACTTTATGAAACTGGCTCCTTTGCGTTTCGAGCTGTTGGTAGAGCCGTTCACGGTTCTTTATCCCAATAGTGTCTACGAGACAGAGCTCCGGCATGTGGATAAGGTCTACAATCAGTGCCCACCTATAAATCAGTTCCACCTGGAAAAGGGAGTCACCGGCTGCTCCATATCCAATGGATACAGTCCCACCATGGGGCGACTCAGAGACCGAGTGCTGGAAATGACGGGAATGACTAAAACATGGAATAGATCTTTTGTTGTGGAGAACGACAGCTTGAAACCGCTGGAGATCTCTAAACTTTTTCGGAAATCCACGAAG TTCCCCGATCTTAATGTCATGGAAAAGACGAATGTGGTGGCCACGGCAATCATATTT TTGAGAGATGTTCCTGAGGGCGGTGCCATAACCATGCCTAATTACGAGCTTTTTGTGCAACCCAAAAGAGGAAACGTTTTGCTTTCCGTAAATGAGATGCAGCTGGACACCACAATTTGTCCAAATGTCGTGGGCAGTGGATTAG ttaTGATCCAGTTTGTTCTTAATGATGAATAG
- the LOC108073724 gene encoding phosphoribosyl pyrophosphate synthase-associated protein 2 isoform X2 yields MLLQRNKLGSVRPPKRCRSDMDNISTSDIVIINGNSHPDLANMVAERMGLKNGGCSVFHKSNRETIVEISDSVRGKDIYIIQTGTKDANNNIMELLIMAYACKTSSARSIVGVIPYLPYSKQCKMRKRGCIVSKLLAKMMCTSGLTHIITMDLHQKEIQGFFDIPVDNLRASPFLLQYIQESIPDYRNSVIVARNPGVAKKANSYAERLRLGLAVIHGEQKEAESDEVDGRYSPPPTRNSTPQHAPISSSNRQRTTSVSVGVPEHICKVKPPLTIVGDVNGRIAIMVDDLIDDVQAFVAAAEMLKENGACKIYVLATHGLLSSDAPRLLDESPIDEIVVTNTIPHEIQKLQCHKIKTIDISILIAEAIRRIHNKESMSYLFRNVTLED; encoded by the exons ATGCTGCTGCAGCGGAacaa ACTAGGCAGCGTACGGCCACCGAAGCGTTGCAGGAGCGACATGGACAACATCTCCACCTCGGACATTGTCATTATCAATGGCAACTCGCATCCGGATCTGGCCAACATGGTGGCCGAGCGCATGGGCCTCAAGAATGGCGGCTGCTCCGTTTTCCACAAGTCCAATCGGGAGACCATTGTCGAGATCAGTGACTCCGTAAGAGGCAAGGACATTTACATTATCCAAACAGGCACTAA GgatgccaacaacaacatcatggAGCTTCTAATCATGGCCTATGCCTGCAAGACCTCCTCGGCTCGTTCAATTGTCGGAGTAATTCCCTACTTGCCGTATTCCAAACAGTGCAAGATGCGCAAGCGTGGCTGCATTGTGTCcaagctgctggccaagatgaTGTGCACCTCGGGCCTCACGCACATCATCACCATGGATCTGCATCAAAAGGAGATCCAGGGATTCTTTGACATACCGGTGGACAATCTGAGGGCATCGCCTTTTCTGCTCCAATACATTCAGGAGAGC ATTCCCGACTATCGCAACTCGGTGATTGTGGCCCGGAATCCTGGAGTGGCCAAAAAGGCCAACTCTTATGCGGAACGTTTGCGTCTCGGCCTGGCCGTCATCCATGGTGAACAGAAAGAGGCCGAAAGCGACGAGGTAGATGGTCGCTATTCTCCACCACCGACCAG AAACTCTACTCCACAACACGCCccgatcagcagcagcaacaggcagCGCACCACCTCGGTGTCGGTGGGTGTGCCGGAGCATATTTGCAAGGTCAAGCCACCGCTGACCATAGTGGGAGATGTGAATGGACGCATTGCCATCATGGTG GATGACCTAATTGATGATGTCCAGGCCTTTGTGGCCGCCGCTGAAATGCTGAAGGAGAATGGAGCCTGCAAGATCTACGTGCTGGCCACGCACGGTCTGCTTAGCTCGGATGCACCGCGTCTGCTGGATGAGTCGCCCATCGATGAG ATCGTTGTAACCAATACCATTCCACATGAGATCCAGAAGCTGCAGTGCCACAAGATCAAAACGATCGACATCTCCATACTGATTGCCGAGGCCATTCGCCGCATTCACAACAAGGAGTCCATGTCCTATCTCTTCCGCAATGTCACGCTGGAGGATTGA
- the LOC108073724 gene encoding phosphoribosyl pyrophosphate synthase-associated protein 2 isoform X1 encodes MLLQRNKLGSVRPPKRCRSDMDNISTSDIVIINGNSHPDLANMVAERMGLKNGGCSVFHKSNRETIVEISDSVRGKDIYIIQTGTKDANNNIMELLIMAYACKTSSARSIVGVIPYLPYSKQCKMRKRGCIVSKLLAKMMCTSGLTHIITMDLHQKEIQGFFDIPVDNLRASPFLLQYIQESIPDYRNSVIVARNPGVAKKANSYAERLRLGLAVIHGEQKEAESDEVDGRYSPPPTSAYSNLLGNSVEMCLPAMPSSSNRQRTTSVSVGVPEHICKVKPPLTIVGDVNGRIAIMVDDLIDDVQAFVAAAEMLKENGACKIYVLATHGLLSSDAPRLLDESPIDEIVVTNTIPHEIQKLQCHKIKTIDISILIAEAIRRIHNKESMSYLFRNVTLED; translated from the exons ATGCTGCTGCAGCGGAacaa ACTAGGCAGCGTACGGCCACCGAAGCGTTGCAGGAGCGACATGGACAACATCTCCACCTCGGACATTGTCATTATCAATGGCAACTCGCATCCGGATCTGGCCAACATGGTGGCCGAGCGCATGGGCCTCAAGAATGGCGGCTGCTCCGTTTTCCACAAGTCCAATCGGGAGACCATTGTCGAGATCAGTGACTCCGTAAGAGGCAAGGACATTTACATTATCCAAACAGGCACTAA GgatgccaacaacaacatcatggAGCTTCTAATCATGGCCTATGCCTGCAAGACCTCCTCGGCTCGTTCAATTGTCGGAGTAATTCCCTACTTGCCGTATTCCAAACAGTGCAAGATGCGCAAGCGTGGCTGCATTGTGTCcaagctgctggccaagatgaTGTGCACCTCGGGCCTCACGCACATCATCACCATGGATCTGCATCAAAAGGAGATCCAGGGATTCTTTGACATACCGGTGGACAATCTGAGGGCATCGCCTTTTCTGCTCCAATACATTCAGGAGAGC ATTCCCGACTATCGCAACTCGGTGATTGTGGCCCGGAATCCTGGAGTGGCCAAAAAGGCCAACTCTTATGCGGAACGTTTGCGTCTCGGCCTGGCCGTCATCCATGGTGAACAGAAAGAGGCCGAAAGCGACGAGGTAGATGGTCGCTATTCTCCACCACCGACCAG TGCGTATAGCAATTTATTAGGAAATTCAGTTGAAATGTGCTTACCAGCGATGCCTAG cagcagcaacaggcagCGCACCACCTCGGTGTCGGTGGGTGTGCCGGAGCATATTTGCAAGGTCAAGCCACCGCTGACCATAGTGGGAGATGTGAATGGACGCATTGCCATCATGGTG GATGACCTAATTGATGATGTCCAGGCCTTTGTGGCCGCCGCTGAAATGCTGAAGGAGAATGGAGCCTGCAAGATCTACGTGCTGGCCACGCACGGTCTGCTTAGCTCGGATGCACCGCGTCTGCTGGATGAGTCGCCCATCGATGAG ATCGTTGTAACCAATACCATTCCACATGAGATCCAGAAGCTGCAGTGCCACAAGATCAAAACGATCGACATCTCCATACTGATTGCCGAGGCCATTCGCCGCATTCACAACAAGGAGTCCATGTCCTATCTCTTCCGCAATGTCACGCTGGAGGATTGA
- the LOC108073724 gene encoding phosphoribosyl pyrophosphate synthase-associated protein 2 isoform X4, producing the protein MLLQRNKLGSVRPPKRCRSDMDNISTSDIVIINGNSHPDLANMVAERMGLKNGGCSVFHKSNRETIVEISDSVRGKDIYIIQTGTKDANNNIMELLIMAYACKTSSARSIVGVIPYLPYSKQCKMRKRGCIVSKLLAKMMCTSGLTHIITMDLHQKEIQGFFDIPVDNLRASPFLLQYIQESIPDYRNSVIVARNPGVAKKANSYAERLRLGLAVIHGEQKEAESDEVDGRYSPPPTSSSNRQRTTSVSVGVPEHICKVKPPLTIVGDVNGRIAIMVDDLIDDVQAFVAAAEMLKENGACKIYVLATHGLLSSDAPRLLDESPIDEIVVTNTIPHEIQKLQCHKIKTIDISILIAEAIRRIHNKESMSYLFRNVTLED; encoded by the exons ATGCTGCTGCAGCGGAacaa ACTAGGCAGCGTACGGCCACCGAAGCGTTGCAGGAGCGACATGGACAACATCTCCACCTCGGACATTGTCATTATCAATGGCAACTCGCATCCGGATCTGGCCAACATGGTGGCCGAGCGCATGGGCCTCAAGAATGGCGGCTGCTCCGTTTTCCACAAGTCCAATCGGGAGACCATTGTCGAGATCAGTGACTCCGTAAGAGGCAAGGACATTTACATTATCCAAACAGGCACTAA GgatgccaacaacaacatcatggAGCTTCTAATCATGGCCTATGCCTGCAAGACCTCCTCGGCTCGTTCAATTGTCGGAGTAATTCCCTACTTGCCGTATTCCAAACAGTGCAAGATGCGCAAGCGTGGCTGCATTGTGTCcaagctgctggccaagatgaTGTGCACCTCGGGCCTCACGCACATCATCACCATGGATCTGCATCAAAAGGAGATCCAGGGATTCTTTGACATACCGGTGGACAATCTGAGGGCATCGCCTTTTCTGCTCCAATACATTCAGGAGAGC ATTCCCGACTATCGCAACTCGGTGATTGTGGCCCGGAATCCTGGAGTGGCCAAAAAGGCCAACTCTTATGCGGAACGTTTGCGTCTCGGCCTGGCCGTCATCCATGGTGAACAGAAAGAGGCCGAAAGCGACGAGGTAGATGGTCGCTATTCTCCACCACCGACCAG cagcagcaacaggcagCGCACCACCTCGGTGTCGGTGGGTGTGCCGGAGCATATTTGCAAGGTCAAGCCACCGCTGACCATAGTGGGAGATGTGAATGGACGCATTGCCATCATGGTG GATGACCTAATTGATGATGTCCAGGCCTTTGTGGCCGCCGCTGAAATGCTGAAGGAGAATGGAGCCTGCAAGATCTACGTGCTGGCCACGCACGGTCTGCTTAGCTCGGATGCACCGCGTCTGCTGGATGAGTCGCCCATCGATGAG ATCGTTGTAACCAATACCATTCCACATGAGATCCAGAAGCTGCAGTGCCACAAGATCAAAACGATCGACATCTCCATACTGATTGCCGAGGCCATTCGCCGCATTCACAACAAGGAGTCCATGTCCTATCTCTTCCGCAATGTCACGCTGGAGGATTGA
- the LOC108073725 gene encoding cytosolic carboxypeptidase 6 has protein sequence MLGIACDPLQHTSMYERGSDDSEDSDGEGGLGNVSRVIIRPPGQSGKAKRGHLCFDAAFETGNLGKAELVGEFEYDLFLRPDTCNPRFRFWFNFTVDNVKQDQRVLFNIVNISKSRNLFASGLTPLVKSSSRPKWQRLPKRQVFFYRSAMHQGHYVLSFAFIFDKEEDVYQFCLAWPYSYSRLQSYLNVIDARQGADKRFTRCVLIKSLQNRNVDLLTIDHVTHKQRSTNRLDRSFIRVIVILCRSHSSEAPASHVCQGLIEFLVGNHPIAGVLRDNFVFKIVPMVNPDGVFLGNNRCNLMGQDMNRNWHIGSEFTQPELHAVKGMLKELDNSDVLSIVDPLLISPYFFQTYQIDFVIDLHANSSMHGCFIYGNTYEDVYRYERHLVFPRLFASNAPDYVADHTMFNADERKAGSIRRFSCERLSDTVNAYTLEVSMAGHYLKDGKTISLYNEDGYYRVGRNLARTLLQYYRFINILPMPIVTEVRGKRRGRNRHAHHSRSRSKTRYEVKPRPKTPRCHAPIAYTNLSICYDSGGGGNSSDEGGFSPTRPLAPGSSCFSGYRNYRRAATAGSCMNPAHDQYSPFALAMKTGSDPGGGVPGGHGGGRSKKSAAQVTIEVPLPVNVPPKPYLSIIDLNQLTRGSLKLKSNSFDATDRR, from the exons ATGTTGGGAATTGCCTGTGATCCGCTCCAGCATACGAGCATGTACGAGCGCGGCTCAGATG ATAGCGAAGACAGCGATGGAGAAGGTGGTCTGGGCAACGTATCCAGGGTTATCATCCGTCCACCAGGTCAGAGCGGTAAGGCCAAGAGAGGTCACCTCTGCTTCGATGCGGCCTTCGAAACGGGGAATCTGGGCAAGGCTGAACTAGTAGGGGAATTCGAATACGATCTCTTTCTAAGACCCGATACTTGCAATCCCCGCTTCCGCTTTTGGTTCAACTTTACCGTGGATAATGTAAAACAGGATCAGCGGGTGCTCTTCAACATTGTAAACATCAGCAAGAGCAGGAATCTCTTTGCCTCGGGACTCACGCCGCTCGTAAAGAGCTCCAGCCGGCCCAAGTGGCAGCGTCTGCCCAAGCGACAAGTGTTCTTTTACCGATCGGCCATGCATCAGGGTCACTATGTGCTGAGTTTTGCCTTCATTTTTGACAAGGAGGAGGATGTGTACCAGTTTTGCTTGGCCTGGCCATATAGTTACTCCCGCTTGCAGTCCTATTTGAATGTGATTGATGCTAGACAAGGAGCGGATAAAAGGTTCACGCGATGTGTGCTCATTAAGTCATTG CAAAATAGGAATGTGGACCTGCTGACCATTGATCATGTAACCCACAAGCAGCGTTCCACGAATCGCTTAGACCGTAGCTTTATCCGCGTGATTGTTATCCTTTGCCGGTCGCATTCTAGCGAAGCTCCAGCCTCTCATGTGTGCCAGGGTCTGATTGAGTTCCTGGTGGGTAATCATCCCATTGCCGGCGTCCTTAGGGATAATTTCGTCTTCAAGATTGTGCCCATGGTGAATCCGGATGGGGTCTTTCTCGGCAATAATCGCTGTAATCTGATGGGTCAGGATATGAATCGAAACTGGCACATTGGTTCAGAGTTCACGCAGCCGGAATTGCATGCAGTGAAGGGCATGCTAAAGGAACTGGATAATTCAGAT GTGCTTAGTATTGTTGATCCTCTTCTAATTTCCCCATATTTTTTTCAGACCTATCAGATTGATTTTGTGATTGATTTGCATGCCAACAGCAGCATGCACGGCTGCTTTATCTATGGGAATACCTACGAAGACGTCTATAGATACGAGCGGCATTTGGTTTTCCCGCGACTCTTTGCCAGCAATGCTCCAGACTATGTGGCGGATCACACCATGTTCAATGCAGATGAGCGCAAGGCGGGCAGCATCCGGAGATTCAGTTGCGAAAGACTGAGTGACACAGTTAATGCCTACACTCTGGAGGTTTCCATGGCAGGACACTACCTCAAGGATGGTAAGACTATTTCCCTGTACAACGAAGATGGAT ATTACCGCGTTGGCAGGAATCTGGCCAGGACTCTGCTTCAGTACTACCGCTTCATCAACATCCTGCCCATGCCCATTGTGACAGAAGTCCGAGGGAAGAGACGTGGGCGCAACCGCCATGCCCATCACTCCCGATCCCGTTCCAAGACACGCTATGAGGTCAAGCCACGCCCTAAGACGCCGCGTTGCCATGCCCCCATTGCCTACACAAATCTCAGTATCTGCTATGATTCTGGAGGTGGAGGAAACTCCTCGGATGAGGGAGGATTCTCGCCCACTCGTCCCTTGGCGCCGGGCAGCAGTTGCTTTAGTGGATATCGTAACTACAGGAGAGCAGCCACTGCTGGATCCTGCATGAATCCCGCTCACGATCAGTATTCGCCATTTGCATTGGCAATGAAAACGGGGAGTGATCCTGGAGGAGGAGTACCTGGTGGCCACGGTGGAGGAAGGAGCAAGAAGTCGGCTGCCCAGGTCACCATAGAGGTTCCCTTGCCGGTGAATGTACCTCCCAAGCCGTATCTCTCCATCATTGACCTGAATCAGCTGACCAGAGGAAGTCTGAAACTGAAGTCCAATAGCTTCGATGCAACAGATCGGAGGTAG
- the LOC108073724 gene encoding phosphoribosyl pyrophosphate synthase-associated protein 2 isoform X3, giving the protein MSKRRLGSVRPPKRCRSDMDNISTSDIVIINGNSHPDLANMVAERMGLKNGGCSVFHKSNRETIVEISDSVRGKDIYIIQTGTKDANNNIMELLIMAYACKTSSARSIVGVIPYLPYSKQCKMRKRGCIVSKLLAKMMCTSGLTHIITMDLHQKEIQGFFDIPVDNLRASPFLLQYIQESIPDYRNSVIVARNPGVAKKANSYAERLRLGLAVIHGEQKEAESDEVDGRYSPPPTRNSTPQHAPISSSNRQRTTSVSVGVPEHICKVKPPLTIVGDVNGRIAIMVDDLIDDVQAFVAAAEMLKENGACKIYVLATHGLLSSDAPRLLDESPIDEIVVTNTIPHEIQKLQCHKIKTIDISILIAEAIRRIHNKESMSYLFRNVTLED; this is encoded by the exons ATGTCCAAACGCAG ACTAGGCAGCGTACGGCCACCGAAGCGTTGCAGGAGCGACATGGACAACATCTCCACCTCGGACATTGTCATTATCAATGGCAACTCGCATCCGGATCTGGCCAACATGGTGGCCGAGCGCATGGGCCTCAAGAATGGCGGCTGCTCCGTTTTCCACAAGTCCAATCGGGAGACCATTGTCGAGATCAGTGACTCCGTAAGAGGCAAGGACATTTACATTATCCAAACAGGCACTAA GgatgccaacaacaacatcatggAGCTTCTAATCATGGCCTATGCCTGCAAGACCTCCTCGGCTCGTTCAATTGTCGGAGTAATTCCCTACTTGCCGTATTCCAAACAGTGCAAGATGCGCAAGCGTGGCTGCATTGTGTCcaagctgctggccaagatgaTGTGCACCTCGGGCCTCACGCACATCATCACCATGGATCTGCATCAAAAGGAGATCCAGGGATTCTTTGACATACCGGTGGACAATCTGAGGGCATCGCCTTTTCTGCTCCAATACATTCAGGAGAGC ATTCCCGACTATCGCAACTCGGTGATTGTGGCCCGGAATCCTGGAGTGGCCAAAAAGGCCAACTCTTATGCGGAACGTTTGCGTCTCGGCCTGGCCGTCATCCATGGTGAACAGAAAGAGGCCGAAAGCGACGAGGTAGATGGTCGCTATTCTCCACCACCGACCAG AAACTCTACTCCACAACACGCCccgatcagcagcagcaacaggcagCGCACCACCTCGGTGTCGGTGGGTGTGCCGGAGCATATTTGCAAGGTCAAGCCACCGCTGACCATAGTGGGAGATGTGAATGGACGCATTGCCATCATGGTG GATGACCTAATTGATGATGTCCAGGCCTTTGTGGCCGCCGCTGAAATGCTGAAGGAGAATGGAGCCTGCAAGATCTACGTGCTGGCCACGCACGGTCTGCTTAGCTCGGATGCACCGCGTCTGCTGGATGAGTCGCCCATCGATGAG ATCGTTGTAACCAATACCATTCCACATGAGATCCAGAAGCTGCAGTGCCACAAGATCAAAACGATCGACATCTCCATACTGATTGCCGAGGCCATTCGCCGCATTCACAACAAGGAGTCCATGTCCTATCTCTTCCGCAATGTCACGCTGGAGGATTGA
- the LOC108073724 gene encoding phosphoribosyl pyrophosphate synthase-associated protein 2 isoform X5, with protein sequence MDNISTSDIVIINGNSHPDLANMVAERMGLKNGGCSVFHKSNRETIVEISDSVRGKDIYIIQTGTKDANNNIMELLIMAYACKTSSARSIVGVIPYLPYSKQCKMRKRGCIVSKLLAKMMCTSGLTHIITMDLHQKEIQGFFDIPVDNLRASPFLLQYIQESIPDYRNSVIVARNPGVAKKANSYAERLRLGLAVIHGEQKEAESDEVDGRYSPPPTSAYSNLLGNSVEMCLPAMPSSSNRQRTTSVSVGVPEHICKVKPPLTIVGDVNGRIAIMVDDLIDDVQAFVAAAEMLKENGACKIYVLATHGLLSSDAPRLLDESPIDEIVVTNTIPHEIQKLQCHKIKTIDISILIAEAIRRIHNKESMSYLFRNVTLED encoded by the exons ATGGACAACATCTCCACCTCGGACATTGTCATTATCAATGGCAACTCGCATCCGGATCTGGCCAACATGGTGGCCGAGCGCATGGGCCTCAAGAATGGCGGCTGCTCCGTTTTCCACAAGTCCAATCGGGAGACCATTGTCGAGATCAGTGACTCCGTAAGAGGCAAGGACATTTACATTATCCAAACAGGCACTAA GgatgccaacaacaacatcatggAGCTTCTAATCATGGCCTATGCCTGCAAGACCTCCTCGGCTCGTTCAATTGTCGGAGTAATTCCCTACTTGCCGTATTCCAAACAGTGCAAGATGCGCAAGCGTGGCTGCATTGTGTCcaagctgctggccaagatgaTGTGCACCTCGGGCCTCACGCACATCATCACCATGGATCTGCATCAAAAGGAGATCCAGGGATTCTTTGACATACCGGTGGACAATCTGAGGGCATCGCCTTTTCTGCTCCAATACATTCAGGAGAGC ATTCCCGACTATCGCAACTCGGTGATTGTGGCCCGGAATCCTGGAGTGGCCAAAAAGGCCAACTCTTATGCGGAACGTTTGCGTCTCGGCCTGGCCGTCATCCATGGTGAACAGAAAGAGGCCGAAAGCGACGAGGTAGATGGTCGCTATTCTCCACCACCGACCAG TGCGTATAGCAATTTATTAGGAAATTCAGTTGAAATGTGCTTACCAGCGATGCCTAG cagcagcaacaggcagCGCACCACCTCGGTGTCGGTGGGTGTGCCGGAGCATATTTGCAAGGTCAAGCCACCGCTGACCATAGTGGGAGATGTGAATGGACGCATTGCCATCATGGTG GATGACCTAATTGATGATGTCCAGGCCTTTGTGGCCGCCGCTGAAATGCTGAAGGAGAATGGAGCCTGCAAGATCTACGTGCTGGCCACGCACGGTCTGCTTAGCTCGGATGCACCGCGTCTGCTGGATGAGTCGCCCATCGATGAG ATCGTTGTAACCAATACCATTCCACATGAGATCCAGAAGCTGCAGTGCCACAAGATCAAAACGATCGACATCTCCATACTGATTGCCGAGGCCATTCGCCGCATTCACAACAAGGAGTCCATGTCCTATCTCTTCCGCAATGTCACGCTGGAGGATTGA